A stretch of DNA from Cellulomonas fengjieae:
CGTCGTAGGTGGGCCAGTCCGGGTAGCCCAGCAGCGTCGCGCGCTCGGCGCGCAGCCGGAGCAGCTCGGCGAGGATCGGCGAGTTGGCCGGCCACCCGATGCACTGGTGCTCGAACGTCAGCGCGAGCCGGACCGCCGGGTCCGTGGCGTACGTGCGCACCGGCAGCAGGTCGGGGTACTCGGTGGTCAGCGTGACCAGACCGTCCTCGCCCGCCGGGTGCTCCGCGCGGAAGTCGTCGGGCAGCCCGTCCAGCTGCTCGGGCGCCACCCGGACGCTGCGTGCCCCGTCACGGATGTTGCGCGAGAACTCCAGCCCGAGCTCCGTGCATCGCTGGGCGAGCGCGCGCAGGCGGTCGCGGTCCTCGGCCGAGCGGTCGACCCCGGCGCGACGGAAGTCGCGCAGCACGTGCTCGCGCACCCGTGCGGCCCCCGGCTCGAGCCCCTCGGCGTCGGTCGCGGCGAGCACCTGCCAGAGCTCGTGGTCCAGCCCCCGCTCCGTGACCAGGTCCTCGGCGGCCTGCGCGCGCTCCTCGGCGGCTGCCCGCAGGTCGGCGTCGGGGTGCACCTCGGACAGCAGGTGCGCCGCCGACGAGCTGCGGGCGATCGCGATGTCCGCGTCGTTCCAGAGGTCGAGGACCTCGGTCGTCGTGCGCGACGTGCCGTCCTTCAGGCGGGCCAGCAGCGCCCGCGCATCGTCGAGGGACGAGTCCACGGTGCCGGCCAGGAACGCCGGCCAGGCGGCGCCGTCGGTGGGGAACGCGGTGGGCTCGGCAGTCGACATGTGCCGACGATATCCGCGGGTGCCAGGTCCTGAGCAGCGAGATTCCGCTGCTCAGCGACCGCGGGCTCGTAGGCTCGGCCCGTGCAGACCCGGCTGGCGGACATCGCGCAACAGGCGCAGGTGAGCACGGCGACGGTCTCCCGCGTGCTCAACGGCCGCCCGGGCGTCTCCGGCGCCACCCGGCAGGCGGTGCTCGCCGCGCTCGACCTGCTCGGCTTCGAGCGCCCCGCCGCCCTGACGACGAAGTCGGTGGGTCTGGTCGGCCTGGTCGTCCCGGAGCTCACCAACCCGGTGTTCCCGGCGTTCGCCGACGCCATCGAGCGGCGGCTGTCCGAGGCCCGGTTCACGCCGCTGCTGTGCACGCAGGCGCCGGGCGGCACCACCGAGGACCGGTACGTCGAGGTGCTCCTGGACCACGCCGTGAACGGCATCGTGTTCGTCTCCGGGCTGCATGCCGACACCCAGGCCAACCTCGGCCGGTACCACCGGCTGCGCAACTCCGGCGTGCCGATCGTGCTGGTCAACGGCTACACGCCCGAGATCGACGCGCCCTTCGTCTCGACCGACGACGCCGCGGCGGTCGACCTCTCCGTCGACCATCTCGTCTCGCTCGGGCACCGGCGCATCGGGCTGGCGATCGGTCCCGAGCGGTACGTGCCCGCGCGGAGGAAGGTGGCCGCGTTCGGTGCCGCCCTCGCGCGGCACGGGCTCGACGACGGCGAGGTCCACGTGAGCACGTCGCTGTTCACCGCGGAGGGCGGGCAGGCCGCCGCCGCGGAGCTGCTCGCCACCGGCCACACCGCCCTCGTGTGCGGCTCGGACCTCATGGCGTTCGGCGCCGTCCGCGCCGCGCGCTCGGCCGGGCTGCGCGTGCCTCAGGACGTGTCGGTGGTCGGCTACGACGACTCCCCCCTCGTGGCGTTCACGGACCCGCCGCTGACCACGGTGCGCCAGCCGGTCGAGGCCCTGTGCCGCGCGGCGGTGGACGTGCTGCTGGCGCAGATGCGGGGGGAGAAGGCGTCGCGCGAGGAGCAGCTCTTCGCCCCGGAGCTGGTTGTGCGAGGGTCGACGGGTGGACGGATCTGAGCTGCTCGTGATCGGTGGGCGCTCCGGCGTGGGCAAGTCGTCGGTGGCGAACGCCCTGCACGCGCTGCTCCGGGACGCCGACGTGCGGCACGCGGTCATCGAGGGCGACGCCCTGGACCTGGCGTGGCCGCCGCCCTGGGA
This window harbors:
- a CDS encoding LacI family DNA-binding transcriptional regulator, with the translated sequence MQTRLADIAQQAQVSTATVSRVLNGRPGVSGATRQAVLAALDLLGFERPAALTTKSVGLVGLVVPELTNPVFPAFADAIERRLSEARFTPLLCTQAPGGTTEDRYVEVLLDHAVNGIVFVSGLHADTQANLGRYHRLRNSGVPIVLVNGYTPEIDAPFVSTDDAAAVDLSVDHLVSLGHRRIGLAIGPERYVPARRKVAAFGAALARHGLDDGEVHVSTSLFTAEGGQAAAAELLATGHTALVCGSDLMAFGAVRAARSAGLRVPQDVSVVGYDDSPLVAFTDPPLTTVRQPVEALCRAAVDVLLAQMRGEKASREEQLFAPELVVRGSTGGRI